The Lytechinus pictus isolate F3 Inbred chromosome 17, Lp3.0, whole genome shotgun sequence genome contains a region encoding:
- the LOC129279960 gene encoding uncharacterized peptidase C1-like protein F26E4.3 — translation MASSTMTTVSSVLFIVTFAVLIAGVPGDHHTGRYCAVRGCCNVTGATVISDAVAKTGVFRNDKCHAPFPTSSPTTLCYCDGFCQRNDPDCCPDFYEVCLGRKPPPDVLESRKTDEVELLCCHEEREYQVGEVLRINCNTCTCKPVLYEFATFVCEKRDCAINQEAVDEINDGNFGWSAGNQTEFWGSSKDDAMHYRLGTMKPTAAVLNMHQIQNDMPPEDIPDEFDARLHWPGLIEDVQNQGNCASSWAMSTAATASDRLAIQSNGTFKYMHLSPQHLLSCNVKRQQGCTGGHLDRAWWYMRKRGIVTEDCYPYLSGMTSDMQMRKGNCYIKGRDRVPPYCPNPTVRSQRYMSTPPYRIAQDEQQIKAEIFTNGPVQAVFNVKSDFFMYKGGVYRHIPMKSTASNVVFTGDQTDVQGDGVFEEEQGGWHSVRILGWGVDRSYPNRPLKYWICANSWGTGWGEDGLFRVIRGENECSIEKFVVGVWANIDTDMMNPMKTNNVI, via the exons ATGGCTTCCTCGACGATGACCACCGTATCTTCAGTACTCTTCATCGTAACCTTCGCTGTCCTCATCGCCGGCGTCCCCGGTGACCACCACACCGGCCGATACTGCGCAGTCCGCGGATGCTGTAACGTAACCGGCGCCACCGTCATCAGCGATGCAGTGGCTAAGACTGGGGTTTTTAGAAACGACAAGTGCCACGCACCTTTTCCAACCAGCAGCCCGACGACGCTCTGCTACTGCGACGGGTTCTGTCAGAGAAACGACCCCGACTGTTGTCCGGACTTCTACGAGGTGTGCCTTGGTCGAAAGCCTCCACCAGATGTACTTGAGTCTCGAAAGACAG ACGAAGTTGAATTACTATGCTGCCACGAAGAAAGAGAATACCAAGTAGGAGAAGTTCTAAGGATAAACTGTAATACTTG TACATGTAAGCCTGTGCTCTATGAATTCGCTACATTCGTCTGTGAAAAGAGGGATTGTGCCATCAACCAGGAGGCAGTAGATGAAATCAACGATGGTAACTTCGG GTGGTCAGCGGGTAACCAGACCGAGTTCTGGGGCTCCTCCAAGGACGACGCGATGCACTATAGGTTGGGCACCATGAAACCAACCGCTGCCGTCCTGAACATGCACCAGATACAGAATGACATGCCACCCGAAGACATCCCCGATGAGTTTGACGCAAGGCTCCACTGGCCAGGGCTCATCGAAGACGTACAGAACCAGGGCAACTGCGCCAGCTCCTGGGCAATGTCAACAGCAG CTACTGCTTCGGATCGCTTAGCCATCCAGTCCAATGGCACATTCAAATACATGCACCTGTCACCTCAACATCTACTATCGTGTAATGTTAAGAGACAGCAGGGATGCACGGGAGGGCATCTAGACAGGGCCTGGTGGTATATGAGGAAAAGGGG AATTGTAACGGAGGACTGTTACCCGTACCTTAGCGGGATGACGTcagatatgcaaatgaggaaggGTAACTGTTACATCAAAGGTCGCGATCGTGTGCCTCCGTATTGTCCGAATCCAACAGTTAGAAGTCAAAGATATATGTCGACACCGCCATACAGGATAGCACAAGAT GAGCAGCAGATTAAGGCAGAAATATTCACAAACGGGCCTGTACAAG CCGTTTTCAACGTCAAAAGCGACTTCTTCATGTACAAGGGCGGCGTGTATCGCCACATTCCGATGAAGTCGACTGCGTCTAATGTAGTCTTCACCGGAGACCAGACTGATGTCCAAGGTGACGGAGTGTTTGAGGAAGAGCAGGGCGGTTGGCACTCGGTTCGCATCCTAGGATGGGGTGTCGATAGGTCGTACCCAAATAGACCACTCAAATATTGG ATATGTGCCAACTCTTGGGGTACCGGATGGGGTGAAGATGGTCTCTTCCGGGTCATCCGAGGTGAAAACGAATGCAGTATCGAGAAGTTCGTCGTGGGAGTCTGGGCGAATATTGACACTGATATGATGAACCCCATGAAAACGAACAACGTCATATAG